CCAAGGCGCTCGGCGCCGATTTCGTCGTCAACTACAAGACCGAGCGCTTCGAGGGCGAGGTCCGCCAGCTGACCAAGCGCAAGGGCGTCGACGTCGTCTTCGAGCATGTCGGCGCCGACACCTGGAACGGCTCGCTGCTCTGCCTGAAGCGCGGTGGCCGCCTCGTCACCTGCGGCGCGACCTCGGGCGCCTCGACGACGATGAACCTGATGCAGCTCTTCCAGCAGCAATACCGCATCACCGGCTCCTTTGGCTGCCGGATCGAGAACATCGCGCAATCGCTGGAGAAGATGGCTGCAGGCATGAAGCCGGTGATCGATTCGGTCTTCCCGCTGGCGCAGTTCGAGCAGGGCCTCGCCCGGATCGAAGGCCGCAAGGTCTTCGGCAAGGTCATCGTCACGCTCTGAGCGACCCTTTGAGCCGGCGCGACTTGACGCGCCGGCCGCAATCCCGCAAGTCGCGCCGCAATGGCGAGGTCCTTCCCGGATGCTGCGCCGACGGACCGGGCTGGGATTTTGAGGCAGCTGAAGCAATTTGCGACGCGCATCGGCGCTGCGCTGATGATCGGGCTTATCCGCACGATCTACGCCTTCCTGCGCGCACTCGGGCCGGAGCGCGCCTCCGATTTCGGCGGCTGGCTCATGCGCAGCGTTAGCCCCCTGATCCCGGTCAACCGCGTCGCCTATGCCAATGTCCGTGCCGCCTTCCCGGGTATCGCCGATGCCGAGGCACGGCGCATCGTCCGCGGTGGCTGGGAGAATCTCGGCCGCACTGTCGCCGAATACGCCCATCTCAAGACGCTGTTCGATTACGACTACCACAACCCCGATCCGAACGGCCGGATCGAGGTCGTCGGCATCGAGCATTTCATCGCGCTGAAGGACGACGACAGGCCAGGCCTGATCTTCTCGACGCATCTCGCCAACTGGGAACTGCCTGCGATCTGCGCGGCGACCTACGATCTCGACACCACCGCCGTCTTCCGTGCGCCGAACGATCCGGCCATCGCCGCGGTTGTCCACGAGATCCGCTCCGGCGCGATGGGTGGGCTCGCCGCCGCCAAGCAGGGCGCCGCCTTCGCCATGCAGGGCGTGCTCGAGAATGGCGGCCATCTCGGCATGCTGATCGACCAGCATTTCACCCGCGGCGTGGTCGTGCCTTTCCTCGGCCGGCCAGCGCTGACCAACCCGATCCTCGGCAAGTTCGCTCGCCGCTTCGAATGCCCGGTCCACGGCGTGCGCGTCATCCGCCTGCCGAACCGGCGCTTCCGCATCGAGTTGACGCCGCCGCTCGACCTGCCGCGCGATGCCAATGGCGAGATCGACGTCACCGGCGCCATGGCGATGATGACCGCCGTGGTCGATGGCTGGGTCCGGGAATATCCTGAGCAGTGGCTCTGGATGCACCGGCGCTGGCGCCCAAACCTGATCAGCGCTGAGGCCCTGGCACGTTTTCGCGATCAGGCGCCGCAGAAGCCTGTTTTCAAGGCAACGTGATTTCCAATTGAGTGGAGAGTAGCGCTTTTGGTAACCGCCTGCTTCTATACAGGCGTCGAGTTCGAATGATGGTCCGCCAGATCAGCAACATCGCTGCTGCCGCTGCTCTCCTGCTCCTCGCAGGTGCCCCGGCGCATGCTCAGCAGCCGGCGGTGCGACCGCAGGCGGTGGTCGAGCTTTTCACCAGCCAGGGCTGCTCGTCCTGCCCCGCGGCGGACGCGCTCTTCACCGAGCTCGCCAAGGACCCCAAGCTGATCACCCTGACCCTGCCGGTGACCTACTGGGACTATCTCGGCTGGAAGGACACGCTCGGCCAGGAGGTCTTCAGCAAGCGCCAGAAGCTTTACGCCAAGGCGCGCGGCGACGGCCAGATCTACACACCCCAGGCCGTGGTCAACGGCGCTGCCCATATCGTCGGCTCCGACAAGGGCGGCATCGACAAGCTCGTCCAGGAGCAGGGCAAGGACGGCTTCCCGGTCAAGGTCGACCTTTCCGAGGCGGATGGCGCACTGCGTGTCGGCTTGGGCCAAGCGCCTTTCACCAGCGAGAAACCGGCCGTGGTCTGGCTGCTGCAGGTCAGCCGAACCGCCAGTGTTCCGATCGAACGCGGCGAGAACAGCGGCAAGACCGTGACCTATGCCAATGTCGTGCGCGGTATCAGCCGGATCGGCGAATGGAATGGGCAGGCTGCGACCTTGAGCGTTCCGCTGGAGACCGTCCGCTCCGCCGCGAAGGCCGATTCTTACGTCGTGCTGGTCCAGGGCGATCTCTACGCCCGGCAGAGTATGATCCTCGGCGCCGCGCGCGGTCCGGCGAAGTAATTCGCTACAGAATCACCACTTTGTTCGGCAGCTCGTCGACATCGTCGGCTGCCGGTGGCGCATGGGCCGCGAGCACGGCGCCGACATCGCGCACCGCTGCGATCAGGCCCTCGCGCAACGCATCTTGCGCCGCGGCCGCCAGCAAGGGCTCTACGATCTTCTGCCAGGCCTCGCCATCGACCTTGGCCGAGATACCGGCATCGGCGACCACCTCGGCATAGCGCTCCTGCACGGCGATATAGAGCAGCACGCCGGTGCGCCCCCGCGTCAGCGTCAGCCCGCGCGCCGTGAACTCGCGCAGCGCCGTCTCATGCGCCTGCCGGCGCTTGACGAAACCGGGCACGAAGCGCCCGCCGCGGCCATACCAGAGCAGCGTCGCGAGCAGCAGCGCCGCGGCGATCAACTGGGTCAGGAAGATGCTCGCCGCGCTCAACGTCGTCAGCAGCAGGAACGGCCAGGGCACGAACAGGGAGAGCGCCAGCGCCAGCACCAGCGGCACCGCGACATAGCTGCCGGCAGCCCGGTCGACGACCACGACGATCTCGCCGGAGGTCTGCCGCTCGGCTTCGCGCACCGCTTCGGCGATGGCGTCGCGATCATCGGAATTCAGCATCTCACCAATCCCCCGAAGCCCCGCCACCGCCGGACGAGCCGCCGCCGCCAGAGAAACCGCCCGAGCTCGAGCCACCTCCCCAACCCGAGCCCCAGCCGCCCGAGGAGGACCCGCCGCTCCAGCCTGAGCCGCCGGAGGGCGGCAGGACGATCCAGCGCCCATCCCGCGTCCGGTGCCGGCGTGCCCCGCCGGAGGAGCGGCCGAGCTCGCGCATGAAGCTCACGATCAGGATGAACACCATGATCATGACGAAAATCACCGCGGCGGTCTCGACCCAGGAGGATTCATCGCTGCGGATCTGGGCCCGCCGCTGCCATTCCTCGGCATCGCCGGCCAGGATCGAGAGGATCGCATCGACGCCGCCCTCGATCCCCCCGGCGAAATCGCCGTTCTTGAACTTGGGCGCGACCGCGGTCGTGATGATCACCTTCGAGAGCGCGTCGGTCAGCGCCCCTTCCAGCCCATAGCCGACCTCGATGCGCACCTTGCGCTCGTTCGGCGCGACGATGAACAGGACGCCATTGTTCTTCGCCTTGTCGCCGAGCTTCCAGGCCCGGAACAGGCCGTTGGCGAACTCCTCGATCGGATAGCCCTGCAGCGAGGGCAGGGTCGCGACCACGACCTGGTCGCTGGTCTTCTCCTCATGCGCCCTGAGCTTCTGCTCGATCCGGCTGAAGGCCTCGGCATTCAGGAGGTTCGAGTTGTCGACGATGCGGCCGGTCAGCGCCGGATAGTTCGGCTCGGCGGCCGCAGCGAGAAGGGGAAAGAGCAGGAAGACGAACAGGATCGCGAGCGGGCGGACGAGCGTCTTGGTCATGACCAGCCTCGGGCCGATTCGCCACTAAACGAAAGCAGGCGAGACATCATCGAGGAACTCTTCTCCCATCCGGGAGAGAGGTTCCCCGCGCCTCTTCGAGATAGAGTGCCTGCACGCTGGAGGTCGCTCAGAACTTCACCGCCGGCGGCCGTTCGGCTCCTGCCGTCGCCGAGAAGCTCTCCATCGGCTTGGCGCCCCAGAACAGACGGGCCCAGATCACTCCGGGGAAGGTCCGGATCTCCGTATTGAAGGCCTGCACCGCCTGGATGTAGTCGCGCCGGGCGACCGCGACGCGGTTCTCGGTGCCTTCGAGCTGCGACTGCAATGCCAGGAAGTTCTGGTTCGACTTCAGCTCGGGATAGCGCTCGACCGTCACCATCAGGCGCCCGAGCGCGCCGCTGAGCTGGTTCTGCGCGTCCTGGTATTCCTTGAACTTGGCGGGGTCGGTGATCGTGGAGGCGTCGACCTTGACCTGCGTCGCCTTGGCGCGCGCCTCGATCACCTGAGTCAGGACCTCGCGCTCCTGCTGGGCATAGCCCTTCACCGTCTCGACCAAATTGGAGATCAGGTCGGCCCGGCGCTGATACTGGTTCTGCACCTCGCCCCAGGACGCCTTGGCCTTCTCCTCGAGCGTCGGCACGTTGTTGTAGCCGCAGCCTGCCAGAACCAGGCCGAACAGCCCGATCAGCAGCATGACGAGGGGACGGCGAATTGCCGGAAACTGCGTGAGCACCATAACGAACCCCTTCGGCTTAGGCAGAGCAAATCTAAGGCCGACCATAGCCGCGCCGCCCGGCAGATCAAACCAGCGCCGCAAGCATGGCGCGCAAACCGGGAAGCACGCTAGTCTGCACGGCAATCGAAGAGGACAGGACCATGCCGCATACATCGTCCGCATTCGGTACCCACTCGATCATCGCTCTCGGCCTCTGGCTCGCCGCTGCAACCGCAGCCCCGGCCCAGACCATGGCGCCTGCGCCCGAAGCCGCCACCGGCCGCACCGCCAAGACGCTCGGCACGGCGCAGCGCTATATGGCCGCAGCGGCCAACCCGCTCGCCGCCGCGGCCGGGCGCGAGATGCTGCGGGCCGGCGGCAGCGCCACCGATGCCGCGATCGCGATCCAGCTCGTGCTCAACCTGGTCGAGCCACAGAGCTCTGGCATCGGCGGCGGCGCCTTCTTCGTCTATTGGGACGAGGCTGGCCGCCAGATGACCACGCTCGATGGCCGCGAGACCGCACCGAAGGCGGCAAGGCCGGAGCGTTTCCTCGGCGCCGACGGCAAGCCGATGAAATTCGTCGACGCCGTGGTCGGTGGCCGCTCGGTCGGCGTGCCCGGCACGGTCCGGCTGCTCGAAGAAGCCCATAAGCGCTGGGGCAAGCTGCCCTGGGCCGAGGTCTTCGCCCCGGCGATCAGGTTGGCCGATGAGGGCTTTGCCATCTCACCGCGCCTCAACGGCCTCCTCGCCCAGGAAATGAACCTCGGCAAGGACGCCCGCGCCGCCGCCTATTTCTACGAGGCCGACGGCAAACCCAAGCCGGTCGGCACCATCCTGAAGAACCCGGCCTTCGCAGCGACGCTCCGCGCCATCGCCGGCCGCGGTGCCGACGCTTTCTACGAAGGCGCGATCGCCGAAGACATCGTCGCGACGGTGACCGGCCACACCAGCAATCCCGGCGATATGACGTTAGACGACCTTGCCGCCTACAAGGTCGAGGAGCGCGCCCCGCTCTGCGGCCGCTATCGCGCCTATACGCTCTGCGGCATGGGCCCGCCGAGCTCGGGTGCCGTCGCCGTGCAGCAGATCCTGGGCATGCTGGAGACCAAGGACATCGCCCGTCTCGGCGCCGGAGCAGAGGCCACGCATATGTTCGCCGAGGCCGGCAAGCTCGCCTTCGCCGACCGGGCGCTCTATCTCGGCGATCCCGCCTTCGTCAGCGTCCCGACCAATGGCCTGATCGACGAGGACTACATCCGCGAGCGGGCCAGGCTGATCAGCCCTGACAAGGCAATGGGCAAGGCCAGCGCCGGCACCCCGCCGAACAAGCGCGCCTTCCTGTTCGCACCATCCGAGGGCGTCGAGAACGGCACCAGCCACATCTCGGTGATCGATGCCGCCGGCAACGCGGTCTCGATGACGACGACGATCGAGGACGGTTTCGGCTCGCGCCTGATGACCAAGGGCGGCTTCCTGCTCAACAACGAATTGACCGATTTCTCCTTCGCGCCGTCGGAGGACGGCAAGCCGGTCGCCAACCGGGTCGAGCCCGGCAAGCGCCCGCGCTCCTCGATGGCGCCTACCATCGTCTTCGACGCCTTCGGCCGGCTCTATGCCGTCACCGGCTCGCCCGGCGGCAGCCAGATCGTCGGCTACGTCGCCAAGACGCTGGTCGCCTTGCTCGACTGGAAGATGGATCCGCAGCGTGCCGTCGACCTCGCCAATTTCGGCAACCGCAACGGCCCGACCGAGCTGGAAAAAGGCAGCGAAGCCGAAGCCTGGAAAACTGCGCTTGAGGCCAAAGGCCATGAGGTCCGCTTGATCGACATGACCTCCGGCATCCAGGCGATCGTCAAGACGCCGGAAGGCTATCTCGGCGGCGCCGACGGGCGGCGTGAGGGTGTGGCGATCGGCGATTGAGCTTCATCAGCCTGTCATAGGACGGGCGCTGGGTGCCGGCCCCACCCCTAGGGATCGCCGCCATGCGCATCACCGCCTCCGCCCTGCTGACCGCAGCGCTTCTTCTCGTCGCCCCGGCCTGGGCCGGCGAGGGCAAGCCCTTCGCTACCGCCGAGACCATCGACCTCCTCACCCTGCTGAAACCACCGCCGGCGAATGACTCCGCCCAGACCAGGGCCGAGCTCGCCGAGGTGCTGACCATCCAGGTCACCCGCACCCAGCAGATGGAAGCGCAGGCGCAAGCCGACGTGGTCGAGGATGTCTGGCGCTTCTCGGAGGTGATGGGTCCGGCCTTCAAGCCGGAGGCGCTGCCGACACTCTCGGCCTTCTTCGACCGCGTCGTCGCGACCGAAGGCGCCGTCGTCGACCCCGCCAAGGACAGCTGGAAGCGCCCGCGCCCGCATCAGTACAGCCCGCTCGTCAAGCCGGTGGTCAAGCTGTCGAATTCGGGTGCCTACCCGTCCGGCCACACCACGGTCGGCACGCTGATGGGTATCGTGCTGTCGAACATGGTGCCGGAGAAGCGGGCGGAGATCATGGCCCGCGCCTGGGCCTATGGCGAGAACCGCATCGTCGGCGGCATCCATTTCCGCGCCGACATCGAGGCCGGCCGCATCGCCGGCAGCGTCATCGCCATCAGGATCATGGAACAGCCGGATTTCCGGGCCGAGTACGCCGCCGCCCGCACCGAGCTGCGCAAGGTGCTCGGGCTCTGAGCTAGCCCCGCCGCGGCAGATCGGGGCGGTTAGCCTTTTCGCCACCCGCCCCGCGCCCGGCGATCAGCCAGTAGACGAAGCCAGTGGCGGCCCCGACCAGGAAGAGCGCCGACACGACCTGCATCTCGCCGGCACTCGGCGTCCTGGTCATGCCCAGCATGGCGAGCGGCAGGATCGCCGCCAAAAGGCCGGTGAGGCCGCTCTGGATCAGCCCGCTGCGGAATCGGAAGAGCTCGGAGCCGATCGCGACCAGCACCACCGGCAGCACCAGGATGGCGAAGCCGAGCCGGCCGAGCAGCGCGAACGCCGCCTCGGCTGTCGGGCCGGGATCGAAGCCGCGCTCGGCCTGATCGAACAGCGCCGACAACAAGCGATCGAAGCCGCCGCCGATCAGCAGGCCAAGATCTGGCGAGGCGACGCCGGCGATCATCAGCGCGACCAGGCCCGAGCCGATCGCAAACAGCAGCGCGAACGGGATCAGCAGCAGCCAGCGCAGCATCAATGCGCCGCCGTCGCAGCGTCGGCTTCGCCTTGCTCCAGCATCAGCCGGGCTCGGGCCGAGAGCTTCTCGGTCTCGCTCTTGAGCTGACCGCAGGCGGCGAGGATGTCGCGCCCGCGCGGCGTGCGCACCGGCGAGGCATAGCCTGCCTTGAACACGATCTCGGAGAAGCGCTCGATCCGCTCCCAGTCCGAGCACTCGTATTTCGTGCCGGGCCAGGGGTTGAACGGGATCAGGTTGATCTTGGCCGGGATGCCCTTGAGCAGGCGCACCAGCTCGCGCGCCTCGGCATCGCTGTCGTTGACGCCCTTGAGCATGACGTACTCGAAGGTGATCCGCTTGGCGTTCGACAGGCCAGGATAGTTCCGGCAGGCGTCGAGCAGGTCCTTGATCGGATACTTCTTGTTGAGCGGCACCAGCTCGTTGCGCAGCTCGTCGCGCACGGCATGGAGTGAGATCGCCAGCATCGTGCCCATCTCGTCGCCGAGCGGGCCAATCTGCGGCACCACGCCCGAAGTCGAGACGGTGATGCGCCGGCGGCCGAGCGACAGGCCCTGATCGTCGGTGATCACGCCGATCGCATCGCGCACGCCATCGAAATTGTAGAGCGGCTCACCCATGCCCATGAAGACGATGTTCGAGACGAAGCGCCCGCCATCATTGGGAACGAAGGCGCCGTCAGGCGCGCTGCGGTTGGGGAAATCGCCGAGCCGGTCGCGTGCGACCATCAACTGCGTGACGATCTCTTCAGTCGTCAGGTTGCGGACGAGCCGCTGCGTGCCGGTATGGCAGAAGGTGCAGGTCAGCGTGCAGCCGACCTGGCTGGAGACGCAGAGCGTACCGCGGTCGACCTCGGGAATGTAGACGCATTCGATCTCGGCGCCGCGGTCGCGCGGGCCGGTTGGCGCCATGCGCAGCAGCCATTTGCGGGTGCCGTCGCTGGAGACCTGCTCGGCAGTGACCTCCGGCAGGTCGAGCGTGAAATGCTCGGCGAGCTGGGCGCGCAGACCCTTGCCGATCGTCGTCATCTCCGCAAAGTCGCGGACGCCAAAATGGTAGATCCAGTTCCAGAGCTGGCCGACGCGCATGCGCCGTTCCTTCTCGGAAATG
This genomic interval from Bosea sp. 29B contains the following:
- a CDS encoding lipid A biosynthesis lauroyl acyltransferase — its product is MLRQLKQFATRIGAALMIGLIRTIYAFLRALGPERASDFGGWLMRSVSPLIPVNRVAYANVRAAFPGIADAEARRIVRGGWENLGRTVAEYAHLKTLFDYDYHNPDPNGRIEVVGIEHFIALKDDDRPGLIFSTHLANWELPAICAATYDLDTTAVFRAPNDPAIAAVVHEIRSGAMGGLAAAKQGAAFAMQGVLENGGHLGMLIDQHFTRGVVVPFLGRPALTNPILGKFARRFECPVHGVRVIRLPNRRFRIELTPPLDLPRDANGEIDVTGAMAMMTAVVDGWVREYPEQWLWMHRRWRPNLISAEALARFRDQAPQKPVFKAT
- a CDS encoding DUF1223 domain-containing protein codes for the protein MVRQISNIAAAAALLLLAGAPAHAQQPAVRPQAVVELFTSQGCSSCPAADALFTELAKDPKLITLTLPVTYWDYLGWKDTLGQEVFSKRQKLYAKARGDGQIYTPQAVVNGAAHIVGSDKGGIDKLVQEQGKDGFPVKVDLSEADGALRVGLGQAPFTSEKPAVVWLLQVSRTASVPIERGENSGKTVTYANVVRGISRIGEWNGQAATLSVPLETVRSAAKADSYVVLVQGDLYARQSMILGAARGPAK
- a CDS encoding TPM domain-containing protein; translation: MTKTLVRPLAILFVFLLFPLLAAAAEPNYPALTGRIVDNSNLLNAEAFSRIEQKLRAHEEKTSDQVVVATLPSLQGYPIEEFANGLFRAWKLGDKAKNNGVLFIVAPNERKVRIEVGYGLEGALTDALSKVIITTAVAPKFKNGDFAGGIEGGVDAILSILAGDAEEWQRRAQIRSDESSWVETAAVIFVMIMVFILIVSFMRELGRSSGGARRHRTRDGRWIVLPPSGGSGWSGGSSSGGWGSGWGGGSSSGGFSGGGGSSGGGGASGDW
- a CDS encoding LemA family protein gives rise to the protein MLLIGLFGLVLAGCGYNNVPTLEEKAKASWGEVQNQYQRRADLISNLVETVKGYAQQEREVLTQVIEARAKATQVKVDASTITDPAKFKEYQDAQNQLSGALGRLMVTVERYPELKSNQNFLALQSQLEGTENRVAVARRDYIQAVQAFNTEIRTFPGVIWARLFWGAKPMESFSATAGAERPPAVKF
- the ggt gene encoding gamma-glutamyltransferase; the encoded protein is MPHTSSAFGTHSIIALGLWLAAATAAPAQTMAPAPEAATGRTAKTLGTAQRYMAAAANPLAAAAGREMLRAGGSATDAAIAIQLVLNLVEPQSSGIGGGAFFVYWDEAGRQMTTLDGRETAPKAARPERFLGADGKPMKFVDAVVGGRSVGVPGTVRLLEEAHKRWGKLPWAEVFAPAIRLADEGFAISPRLNGLLAQEMNLGKDARAAAYFYEADGKPKPVGTILKNPAFAATLRAIAGRGADAFYEGAIAEDIVATVTGHTSNPGDMTLDDLAAYKVEERAPLCGRYRAYTLCGMGPPSSGAVAVQQILGMLETKDIARLGAGAEATHMFAEAGKLAFADRALYLGDPAFVSVPTNGLIDEDYIRERARLISPDKAMGKASAGTPPNKRAFLFAPSEGVENGTSHISVIDAAGNAVSMTTTIEDGFGSRLMTKGGFLLNNELTDFSFAPSEDGKPVANRVEPGKRPRSSMAPTIVFDAFGRLYAVTGSPGGSQIVGYVAKTLVALLDWKMDPQRAVDLANFGNRNGPTELEKGSEAEAWKTALEAKGHEVRLIDMTSGIQAIVKTPEGYLGGADGRREGVAIGD
- a CDS encoding phosphatase PAP2 family protein, translated to MRITASALLTAALLLVAPAWAGEGKPFATAETIDLLTLLKPPPANDSAQTRAELAEVLTIQVTRTQQMEAQAQADVVEDVWRFSEVMGPAFKPEALPTLSAFFDRVVATEGAVVDPAKDSWKRPRPHQYSPLVKPVVKLSNSGAYPSGHTTVGTLMGIVLSNMVPEKRAEIMARAWAYGENRIVGGIHFRADIEAGRIAGSVIAIRIMEQPDFRAEYAAARTELRKVLGL
- the rlmN gene encoding 23S rRNA (adenine(2503)-C(2))-methyltransferase RlmN, translating into MNLSVAEAASPAAVPVMRPSLAGRTRAGLDAALAEIGISEKERRMRVGQLWNWIYHFGVRDFAEMTTIGKGLRAQLAEHFTLDLPEVTAEQVSSDGTRKWLLRMAPTGPRDRGAEIECVYIPEVDRGTLCVSSQVGCTLTCTFCHTGTQRLVRNLTTEEIVTQLMVARDRLGDFPNRSAPDGAFVPNDGGRFVSNIVFMGMGEPLYNFDGVRDAIGVITDDQGLSLGRRRITVSTSGVVPQIGPLGDEMGTMLAISLHAVRDELRNELVPLNKKYPIKDLLDACRNYPGLSNAKRITFEYVMLKGVNDSDAEARELVRLLKGIPAKINLIPFNPWPGTKYECSDWERIERFSEIVFKAGYASPVRTPRGRDILAACGQLKSETEKLSARARLMLEQGEADAATAAH